In the genome of Natronocella acetinitrilica, one region contains:
- a CDS encoding type 4b pilus protein PilO2: protein MWNTAQVTFASRTYALGLAWYHLAGERPLKEALAQVDEVGVPVGVGLLRKVERSSADGVKDIHYQLGLSSTSDDAGSHSAAALIADVLDDVVVIEPLDDGRYWLCAVLGGEVLPGCDLVVDGGDVDERVSDLFGELGEQLDTAVVCAQAERAAQFGLQATHSAGVERMLEDLGAAPKRRHRVAKLTGISVPVVAAAALVVVLGLGYFGYSQWQASLAAETESFNHLELSLPDDSVVGVGEAARRSASAPSQAELLERAREQEIEWLANDFQTRDPAAVLGLVESAVAALPREAGGWRMALVEYDVAYPDEIMVLWEKDSRHARASTLRWGIGVDVPLSFALDGSSASSYHAVGAPAFRAVGDVLEHLAGSDFDHVSLMDALDGYALDWTMTEAASSARPAPIEGVQGDLATRRQLNLARKDFTVVTERDLHRHALSRVLASADTALLSRVSARLGSSNTWTVYGELYEH from the coding sequence ATGTGGAATACTGCGCAAGTCACATTCGCAAGCCGCACCTACGCACTGGGCCTTGCCTGGTATCATCTCGCCGGCGAGCGCCCACTGAAGGAGGCGCTCGCGCAGGTCGATGAGGTGGGCGTGCCCGTCGGTGTCGGCCTGCTCCGCAAGGTCGAGCGCAGTAGCGCTGATGGCGTCAAGGACATCCACTACCAGCTTGGCCTGTCCTCGACATCCGATGATGCGGGCAGCCATTCCGCCGCCGCCTTGATCGCCGATGTGCTCGATGACGTGGTCGTCATCGAGCCGCTGGATGACGGCCGCTACTGGCTCTGTGCGGTGCTCGGCGGCGAGGTGCTACCGGGTTGCGACCTGGTTGTTGATGGCGGTGACGTCGATGAGCGCGTCTCTGATCTTTTCGGAGAGCTCGGCGAGCAGCTCGACACCGCCGTGGTCTGTGCACAGGCCGAGCGTGCCGCACAGTTCGGCCTGCAGGCCACCCACAGCGCTGGCGTTGAGCGGATGCTGGAGGATCTCGGCGCGGCACCGAAGCGCCGCCACCGGGTTGCCAAGCTGACCGGCATCTCGGTGCCGGTCGTGGCCGCAGCCGCACTCGTTGTTGTCCTCGGCCTTGGCTACTTCGGCTACAGCCAGTGGCAGGCCTCGCTCGCCGCGGAGACCGAGAGCTTCAACCATCTCGAGCTCTCCCTGCCCGACGATTCAGTGGTTGGCGTGGGGGAGGCGGCGCGGCGCTCGGCGTCGGCACCGAGCCAGGCAGAGCTCCTTGAGCGCGCTCGCGAGCAGGAGATCGAATGGCTTGCCAATGACTTCCAGACGCGTGATCCGGCCGCCGTACTCGGACTGGTCGAGTCCGCTGTCGCCGCGCTTCCCCGCGAGGCGGGTGGCTGGCGCATGGCGCTGGTTGAGTATGACGTGGCCTACCCCGATGAGATCATGGTGCTCTGGGAGAAGGACTCCCGGCATGCCCGCGCCTCAACGCTTCGCTGGGGCATTGGGGTCGACGTGCCGCTCAGCTTTGCCCTCGACGGCAGCAGCGCGAGCAGCTACCACGCTGTCGGCGCGCCGGCGTTCCGGGCAGTTGGCGATGTCCTCGAGCATCTCGCGGGCTCTGACTTCGACCATGTCAGCCTGATGGACGCACTCGATGGCTATGCGCTTGACTGGACGATGACAGAAGCAGCGTCCTCTGCGCGACCTGCACCGATTGAGGGTGTGCAGGGTGATCTCGCCACCCGCCGACAGCTCAATCTGGCGAGGAAGGACTTCACCGTCGTGACCGAGCGTGATCTCCACCGCCATGCGCTCTCGCGGGTGCTCGCGTCGGCGGACACCGCTTTGCTATCCCGGGTCTCGGCCCGCCTTGGATCATCCAACACCTGGACCGTTTACGGAGAACTCTATGAACACTAA
- a CDS encoding GspE/PulE family protein, producing the protein MFGLLKNKNKTAVPTPTRAESTAAAVRPKAPRATSGERAAKGARVGSAAKKRAAPEPVVIRRREAIPGHEAVLSADDGPFALPDKLKADYAILLGDRKSQRVDLVISEESRQTSRADPIAMTLSQRCKEKGYQVERRIATRDMLNIIYEAARRRHSDEAALRSAGQLEEKFDRLIQEALRLKASDIHIEVRRETATLRFRRNGKLAAGSHTAEWPVDVARSMATVIYQVISDEKDVVFKENEPQDSIIDRTVGGERIRLRLATMPAYPSGFDFVMRLLPMGQSQVAIELSDLGYTAEQCALIESAMAKPVGVVVLAGTTGSGKSTSLVAMLESRIRGFSGEIKVITVEDPPEYVIRGATQVPVIRGRSGEGSEKKEFARAIRAAMRCDPDILMIGEVRDEISGSLLRSAVQSGHQCFTTIHASSPFGIVGRLRHNGIGNDVLGSADFLSGLVYQTLVPVLCPHCAIPAPAFEAAAGDDQRTAALFTRLRAEIPGEALAGVRFRNPEGCDAEDCRQGIAGRSVVAEVMVPDLHVLRLIGEGRDIDAEAYHRTRGQLTLHDHGLEKLRAGLCDPRDMEAKIGPIDSDRKKAAAISLGSGDA; encoded by the coding sequence ATGTTTGGTCTGCTGAAGAACAAGAACAAGACGGCAGTGCCGACGCCGACCCGTGCGGAGTCGACGGCTGCGGCCGTGCGGCCAAAGGCGCCACGCGCAACCTCGGGCGAGCGCGCGGCGAAGGGCGCCAGGGTCGGCAGCGCGGCGAAAAAGCGCGCGGCTCCGGAGCCCGTGGTCATTCGCCGTCGCGAGGCGATCCCGGGCCATGAGGCCGTGCTCTCGGCAGACGACGGGCCCTTCGCCCTGCCGGACAAGCTCAAGGCCGACTACGCGATCCTCCTTGGCGACAGGAAGTCGCAGCGCGTGGACCTTGTCATCTCCGAGGAGAGCCGCCAGACAAGCCGTGCCGACCCCATCGCCATGACGCTCTCGCAGCGCTGCAAGGAGAAGGGCTACCAGGTCGAGCGCCGGATTGCGACGCGCGACATGCTGAACATCATCTACGAGGCGGCGCGCAGGCGCCACAGCGATGAGGCGGCACTGCGCTCGGCCGGGCAGCTCGAGGAGAAGTTCGACCGCCTCATCCAGGAGGCGCTGCGCCTGAAGGCGAGCGATATCCATATCGAGGTCCGCCGCGAGACCGCAACGCTTCGCTTCCGGCGCAATGGCAAGCTCGCCGCAGGCAGTCACACCGCTGAGTGGCCAGTCGATGTCGCCCGCTCGATGGCAACGGTGATCTATCAGGTCATCTCGGATGAGAAGGACGTGGTCTTCAAGGAAAACGAGCCGCAGGACTCGATTATCGACCGCACGGTCGGCGGTGAGCGTATTCGCCTTCGCCTGGCAACAATGCCGGCCTACCCCTCCGGCTTTGATTTCGTCATGCGCCTGCTGCCGATGGGTCAGTCGCAGGTCGCGATCGAGCTGTCCGACCTCGGCTACACGGCAGAGCAGTGCGCGCTGATTGAGTCGGCCATGGCAAAGCCTGTCGGTGTCGTGGTGCTCGCCGGTACCACGGGCTCTGGCAAGAGCACATCCCTGGTGGCGATGCTCGAGTCACGGATCCGCGGTTTCAGTGGCGAGATCAAGGTGATCACCGTGGAGGACCCGCCGGAGTACGTGATTCGCGGCGCAACGCAGGTGCCGGTGATTCGCGGGCGCAGTGGCGAGGGCAGCGAGAAGAAGGAGTTTGCCCGCGCGATCCGCGCGGCCATGCGCTGCGATCCGGATATCCTGATGATCGGCGAGGTGCGCGATGAGATCAGCGGCTCACTGCTGCGAAGTGCCGTGCAGTCAGGCCACCAGTGCTTTACCACCATCCATGCCTCAAGCCCGTTTGGCATCGTCGGGCGTCTTCGTCATAACGGCATTGGCAACGATGTGCTTGGCAGTGCTGATTTTCTCTCCGGCCTGGTCTATCAGACCCTCGTGCCGGTCCTCTGTCCGCACTGCGCGATTCCGGCGCCTGCCTTTGAGGCGGCCGCGGGGGATGATCAGAGAACTGCCGCCCTCTTCACCCGCCTGCGCGCCGAAATCCCCGGCGAGGCGCTTGCCGGCGTTCGCTTCCGAAACCCCGAGGGGTGCGACGCCGAGGACTGTCGGCAGGGGATCGCCGGGCGCAGCGTGGTGGCCGAGGTCATGGTACCGGATCTCCATGTCCTGCGCCTGATCGGCGAGGGGCGTGACATCGACGCCGAGGCCTATCATCGCACCCGCGGCCAGCTGACGCTGCATGATCACGGCCTCGAGAAGCTTCGCGCCGGGCTCTGTGACCCGCGG
- the icmT gene encoding IcmT/TraK family protein, whose protein sequence is MARRDYVRRPKIFIWDAILVLPLMALLLYPRLVTLLALLAVGTLLFILDRRGMAIPMTLRWLRTFLVGRRRYIRPPRRL, encoded by the coding sequence ATGGCGCGTCGTGACTACGTGCGCAGGCCGAAGATCTTTATCTGGGATGCGATCCTGGTGCTGCCGCTGATGGCGCTCCTGCTCTACCCGCGGCTTGTCACACTACTGGCACTCCTCGCCGTCGGGACGCTGCTCTTCATTCTTGATCGCCGCGGCATGGCGATTCCGATGACCCTCCGCTGGCTGCGGACGTTCCTTGTTGGCAGGCGGCGCTATATCCGCCCACCGCGACGCCTTTAA
- a CDS encoding TcpQ domain-containing protein, producing MAPRKTAIILGAVIAGVFLAPLAATASLYISPAVRGTVTYHPADADRAGSDERSVRGESSVHGEFVMGAQPREDVKRFGRNVPLFVAIESLVPMADGWKANIDEGLENRSVSWDGGDDWQSVLAVIARQNSLAIVVNEDARAVGVSSSASLAPHLAKPTPQVWRMRPGKSLIENLADWASDAGWYLDSSAIDYDYAIPQGATFTGPFLQVIGEALDAFERAERPIRAQAHTGNRVIQLLSGGYKQEVTR from the coding sequence ATGGCACCTCGAAAAACAGCAATCATCCTGGGGGCGGTAATCGCCGGCGTATTCCTTGCGCCGCTCGCGGCAACGGCCTCCCTGTACATCTCCCCCGCGGTCCGGGGCACCGTGACCTATCACCCTGCTGACGCCGATCGCGCGGGTAGCGATGAGCGCTCCGTGCGCGGTGAGTCGAGTGTCCATGGCGAGTTCGTGATGGGCGCGCAGCCGCGCGAGGACGTGAAGCGTTTCGGGCGCAATGTGCCGCTTTTCGTCGCCATCGAGAGCCTGGTGCCGATGGCCGATGGCTGGAAGGCCAACATCGACGAGGGGCTTGAGAATCGCAGTGTGAGCTGGGATGGCGGTGATGACTGGCAGAGCGTGCTTGCTGTGATTGCGCGCCAGAACAGTCTTGCCATTGTCGTCAACGAGGATGCCCGTGCCGTTGGTGTCTCCTCAAGCGCCTCGCTGGCGCCGCACCTCGCGAAGCCGACCCCCCAGGTCTGGCGCATGCGCCCCGGCAAGTCGCTCATCGAGAACCTCGCCGACTGGGCGTCTGACGCCGGCTGGTATCTCGACAGCAGTGCGATCGACTACGACTACGCGATCCCTCAGGGCGCGACCTTCACCGGGCCGTTCCTGCAAGTGATCGGCGAGGCGCTTGACGCCTTCGAGCGCGCCGAGCGGCCGATCCGCGCCCAGGCGCACACCGGCAACCGCGTTATCCAGCTGCTTAGCGGCGGCTACAAGCAAGAGGTGACCCGCTAA